From a single Microbacterium terrisoli genomic region:
- a CDS encoding LLM class flavin-dependent oxidoreductase → MTEFFWRIAMEGDHASLSTPHKYGRGNARGVTTGNVAPFRREGEVDDTFSYIDHALLVAKASESAGFTGGLLPSFPSTDDPWAYASALLAGTGTYRFMVAYQPGFLHPLEVARASATYQQLSDGRLVFNVITGGGGPAQLWWGDRVGHDDRYARTREFLDIIKGVWSGAPFTYDGRFFQTDRWALPPQLAGADFPELYFSGSSDAAIEAAGAHADFYLSWLEPRAQLAEKFDRVREKSAEAGRTPKFALRIEILARSTPELAWAEIDRAWRQPLGGQSPAGGDSVGVSRQAGIVPTSGDWRDLEIEPNVWAGFNTLRAGPALGLVGSYEQVAAQLQSLVDLGVDSFILASTPHLEEAYRVGEHVLPLVG, encoded by the coding sequence ATGACCGAGTTCTTCTGGCGCATCGCGATGGAAGGCGACCACGCCAGCCTTTCGACGCCGCACAAGTACGGCCGCGGCAACGCCCGCGGTGTGACGACCGGCAACGTCGCGCCGTTCCGCCGCGAGGGCGAGGTCGATGACACGTTCAGCTACATCGACCACGCCCTGCTGGTGGCCAAGGCCAGTGAATCGGCCGGGTTCACCGGCGGACTGCTGCCGTCGTTCCCCTCCACCGATGACCCGTGGGCGTACGCGAGTGCGCTGCTGGCCGGCACTGGCACCTACCGGTTCATGGTCGCCTATCAGCCCGGATTCCTGCACCCGCTCGAGGTCGCCCGGGCCTCGGCGACCTACCAGCAGCTGTCGGACGGACGGCTCGTGTTCAACGTCATCACCGGTGGCGGGGGGCCCGCCCAGCTGTGGTGGGGCGATCGCGTCGGTCACGACGACCGGTACGCGCGCACCCGTGAATTCCTCGACATCATCAAGGGCGTGTGGTCGGGCGCCCCGTTCACATACGACGGGCGCTTCTTCCAGACCGATCGGTGGGCCCTGCCGCCGCAGCTGGCCGGGGCGGACTTTCCCGAACTGTACTTCTCCGGGTCATCGGATGCCGCGATCGAGGCCGCCGGCGCCCACGCCGACTTCTACCTGTCGTGGCTTGAACCGCGTGCGCAGCTGGCCGAGAAGTTCGACCGCGTGCGCGAGAAGTCGGCCGAGGCGGGCCGCACGCCCAAGTTCGCGCTGCGCATCGAGATCCTCGCCCGGTCCACACCCGAGCTCGCGTGGGCCGAGATCGACCGCGCCTGGCGGCAGCCGCTGGGCGGGCAGTCACCGGCGGGCGGCGACTCGGTGGGCGTCTCGCGGCAGGCGGGCATCGTGCCCACCAGCGGCGACTGGCGCGACCTCGAGATCGAGCCGAACGTGTGGGCCGGTTTCAACACTCTGCGCGCCGGCCCCGCACTGGGCCTCGTCGGCTCGTACGAGCAGGTCGCCGCGCAGCTGCAGAGCCTCGTCGATCTGGGCGTCGACTCGTTCATCCTCGC